DNA from Canis lupus dingo isolate Sandy chromosome 27, ASM325472v2, whole genome shotgun sequence:
AGAAAtccttccaggggtgcctggggtggggtggggggagcagttgagcatccaactcttggtttcagcccaggtcctgatcctggggtcatgggatcgagtcccttgatgggctctgtgctcagcatggagtccgcttgagattttttccccctccctctcgttcccttctgctcctcccctgcctcatgctccttccctctcaaataaatatttaaaaaataaaagaaaagctgcCAAAAACCAAGGATACAGAGTTTTTCTCAAAACTATCTTTGCATTTTTCCCACTTTCACTACTGGGAAGTTTTTCCTTGGTGCTATTCTAAATCCTCATTCTTCTACTTTCCCTTGCTCTGTCTCAGGGAAATAGAAACTAGCTTCCTCCATGCGGGGGTCACAGCCCTTGGAAGGCCTGGAGAGAGGAACCCAGCTCCTCCTCAGCCTTCCTGTTCTGCTCCCACAGAGCTTCCAGCTCCGCTCCACATCCACAACTTCCTTAGTCAAAAACACCTATAAGTACAAGTTCTCTGCTGGGCCCGGTAACCACCTCACCATCTCTGGTTCCTTCCAAAGCCCTCCCCGTGATCCCAGTAGCTTTGGAACTTTGATCAGGACGAAGTAGATGAAACAGATTCACCATAGGTACCTGCACATTTACACTACAGACACAGCCCGTCTCTGCAGGAGGCTCCTTCACCCCCAGGCCTGATTCTCAGGCTCTTCTCAGACCTCTGTCTGACACCTGAATCAGCACCCCATAAGGTCCAGAGTTGCCCCACACGTCCCTGCCTGCCCCTTGACCCTCGcgctgccctccctcccacaaCCCTTGTTCTCACCAGGATAGTCCCTGACAAAGTCCTGGTAGAGGGCCCCCAGCTGGTCCCCAGTGATGTATCGGGAAGGATCAGCAGGAGACTTGAAGTCCAAGTCATATTTGCCATCACGATGAAACTCCGAGGCAGCGACATCCATGCCAATGACAATCTTTTCTGTGTAGCCAGCCTTGTCGATGGCTTCCTTCACCAGTTCCAAGGCTGGGGATGGAATACAGTGAAATTATCAGCAGGGAAGGGTGGGCAAAGGGGAATGAGAGTAAGAAAGGAATTCAGAGCCCAGGCGGAGCACTGTTGCTGGGGAGAAGCCATACTCCAGTTGCTGGTGGGGTTATCCCCAGAGCTGGGAAGAGAGGCCCATCTTCTAAGAGGGCAAAGGAATGCAATTCTGTTCATAACAGATTTTTTGTAAacagttattatttattgagagctAACTATGTCACCTAGTACAATGATGCTAAGAGGTAGAtactgttattattcccattttacagataagaaagatAAGCACAGAGAAGTAAGAAGGATCacgaggctcctgggtggctcagtggttgagcgtctgccttcggctcagggcgtgatcctggggtcctgggatcaagttccacatcgggctctccacagggagcctgcttctccctcaccctttgtctctgcctctctctttgtgtctctcatgaataaataaaatctttttttttttttttaataaaatcttttaaaaaaggaaagatcaccaGCCAGTAACTCTTCAAGTCAAGGTTCAAATACAGGCAATTTGGCCCAAACACCTGAACTCTCAGCCACTTCTTGTTATTGTTTATATTCATTATACAGCTCCTGCCAAGGCAGAGAAAAATTGGACATCTTCAAGGCCTGAGAGGTTGGGGTGGAAATGGGATAGACTCAGAATAGAATCTCTAGAGTATGGTGTGTCTCATCAAACTGAGAATCCTATGAGGTTCAAGTCCAGGATGGATCCAAGTCACCTAGACCACCTCCCAGCATTCCCAGGGGCTCTAGTAAGAACTTACAGTTGCTAACAGATCTGGCTGTGCAGATGAGGGCTGTCCTCTTAGGCCTGCCTGTGAATGAATGTGGCAGATCCTCGGGGACCCAGCCCCAGCACTGGTACCTCTCTGAGCCAGATCGAGGGCCTCCCACCCATACTCCTCAGGCCCCGATGAAGCACGCAGCTCTTCCTGGCCCTCCGTCCCAAGACGGAGTGAGACCCAAAGCAGTCAGTGGGGCTCCTGGCCTCACCTTCACTGTTCTCCAGGATGTTGGGGGCAAATCCGCCTTCATCTCCCACGTTGGTGGCATCCTTGCCATACTTGTCTTTGATGACGCCCTTGAGTGTGTGGTAGACCTCCGCCCCAAGTCTCATGGCATCCCGAAAGCTCTCAGCGCCCACTGGGAGGATCATAAACTCCTGCATGGCCAGCTTATTCCCAGCATGAGAGCCACCATTGATCACGTTAAAGGCCTGGGGGCCACAGAGCAGAAAAGTCACAGAGCACTTCCCTCCTCCACTCCTGGGAGTGTTAAGCCCCAACCTCCCAGACTCAAAGTCTGCTGTCCCCATCTTTTCACTTTGATTGACTCAATGCACTTTGCCCTCATCATTCCTCACAAGGTTTCAtgctttcccccaccccactcctagGAGAGGCCTGGGCACGGCGGGCAGGGCTCACCGGCACAGGCAGGATGAGGTCCGAGTTTCCAGCCAGCTGAGCAATGTGACGATACAGGGGCAAGTCCCGCTCGGCCGCCCCTGCCTTACACACGGCCAGGGACACACCCAGGATGGCATTGGCCCCAAACTTGGCTGGGAGATTAGAGAGGAAGGTGCTGAGCATGTCCCCTGTCTTCTTGAGCCCTGGCCTCCACCTATACTCCCCAAAAGGAGCCAGTAAAGGAGACCCCCCCCCTTCTGCATTCCTATAACACCTCGTTGGTACTCTCCTAAAAACAGTGGggagacacgcacacacacatgtgacttgatgggaaagggcagagagctCCACCTATTTCTAAAGATCCTGAGACCACAGACTATCTCCTGCCAGCTCGCCCTCTTGGTGCTGCAAGAAGTTCTCCCTTCTGTCCTAATGTCACTCCCTCCCACTGCAGTTAAATTCATCCTCTTATTTTGGCTTTGGACGAGAATGGGAGATGGGCTTAGCCCTGGCAGGCCTTCCTTGGGAAGCCCCCACAGTGCTCCATGTGGTCTGCTCCACACGTCCTCCCCCTCATGCCTCCCCACTTGCTCCCAGCCCTGGCTTACATTTGTTCTCAGTCCCATCCAGCTCCAACATCAGATTGTCCAGCTTCTCCTGTTCCACCACAGAGAGACCCTGTGTGCAGAGCCACCATCACCCCCGGCCAGAATGGAGGCTGGGCCCTAAAGCATAGGGCCCCACCCCATACATACATACTCTCCTTGAGAGCAGCTTGTCTGCATCAGGGGACCTGAGCTTCATGGGAGCAGGGGCCAATGAAGGAGCCTTCCCACTCTTCCCTTGGTAACCATGATTCCCAAGAGGTGggcctttctcccttttctccctcctcctctaatCCAGGATTCCTTCTGGGGACCCTGGTCCTGCCCacccacatcccccacccccgcccctgctgcccccagcaAACTGTGGGCCTCACTGAGCTGATGAGGGCAGGAGCAATGGTGGTGTTGATGTGGTCCACTGCCTTCAGGACacctggggagaggcagagaggccagaGTGGGTCAggctgggaggggcagtggggggcaTGCAAGAAGGGAGTCAGGAACCTGTGGGAGGTAGGAGTATAAACTGAGCAATGAGAGAGCCTGGAGGAGAGCAAAGTCCTCACCTTTGCCTAAGTAACGCTGCTTGTCCCCATCCCTCAGCTCCAGGGCCTCATAGATACCAGTGGAGGCTCCACTGGGCACTGCAGCCCGGAAAAGACCTGGGAGAGGAACATgaaataaggggggggggggggcacagaagGATACTAAGGGGACCAGAGATTCCTTCAGCCTTCCAGTTCCAAACTGCCTGCTTCGTCCAGTCCCATCCCCAcactgctcgctctctctctctctctctctctctcacacacacacacacacacagtctcaaGCACAGGCATTGGCCTCCTCATCTGCCCAGCTGAGGTCCCACATGCACAAGTAGGAACCCACGGATATGAAGCTATGCAGGcagcatacacatgcacacatgcacatgcacataggTGCACACACAAACGTGCAGAGGCACGGTATATTCCATATACTAA
Protein-coding regions in this window:
- the ENO2 gene encoding gamma-enolase produces the protein MSIEKIWAREILDSRGNPTVEVDLHTAKGLFRAAVPSGASTGIYEALELRDGDKQRYLGKGVLKAVDHINTTIAPALISSGLSVVEQEKLDNLMLELDGTENKSKFGANAILGVSLAVCKAGAAERDLPLYRHIAQLAGNSDLILPVPAFNVINGGSHAGNKLAMQEFMILPVGAESFRDAMRLGAEVYHTLKGVIKDKYGKDATNVGDEGGFAPNILENSEALELVKEAIDKAGYTEKIVIGMDVAASEFHRDGKYDLDFKSPADPSRYITGDQLGALYQDFVRDYPVVSIEDPFDQDDWAAWSKFTANVGIQIVGDDLTVTNPKRIERAVEEKACNCLLLKVNQIGSVTEAIQACKLAQENGWGVMVSHRSGETEDTFIADLVVGLCTGQIKTGAPCRSERLAKYNQLMRIEEELGDEARFAGHNFRNPSVL